The DNA sequence CAGCTCGATCCCTTCGGCAATTACCTGCGCCTTCGACGCCCTGGCAATCTGCAGGATCGAACCGACGAACTCGCGCTTGAGCGGGTCGCGGTGAATGCCGTCGATGAAGTGGCGGTCGATCTTCACGTATTCCGGGCGCAGTTCCGACCACAGGCGCAAGCTGGAATAGCCTGCCCCGAGGTCGTCGAGGGCGATCGAAAAGCCCATGTCACGGTAGTGGTGCAGGGCATTGGAGAGCAGCTGGAAGTCGTCGGTCGGGGTATGTTCGGTCAGCTCGATCACCACCCGGCTGGGCGCCAGGCCGACCTGCTCGAGCAGTTTCAGGGTCTGGCCGGACGGGTAGTCCGGCTCCAGCAGCGACTCCGGCGAGACATTGAGAAACAGCTGGCCTTGCAACTGCTGTTCGCTGAACCGGCGACAGGCCGACTCCCGGCAGGCGGCCTCCAGCTCGGTCAGGCGCCCGGCCTGGCGGGCGATGGTAAACAGGTTCAGCGGAGCGTGCAGCGGGCTGTTGGACGGGCCGCGGCTCAGCGCTTCGTGGCCGAACACCCGTTGCTCGCTCAGGCGCATGATCGGCTGGAACAGGCTGTGAATGCTGCGTTGAGCCAGGATGGCACTCAAGGCACTGAGCTGTTCGGCGACGGTCATGATGGATTCCTGAAAATGAAAGGGCCGGACGCTTGCACGTCCGGCCCCTCTATTTCACGACAGCGCGATGACTGTTTGATGACAGGTCACATTAATTTGCCATCATTGCTGCCGTTGCTTACTTCTTGGCCACCTTGGTGCTTGCACTGAGGTAGTCGATCAGGATGCGGCCGGTTTCCGCCAGGTAGGCGTCGTCTTCCGGCTTGGTGTTTTCATCCTCGGTCGGCAAGGCGTCTTCGTCCTCTTTTTTCAGCTCTTTCAGCGGCTCTTCACCCTTGGCCTTGCGGCGGATGTTTTCCAACGCCAGCTGCTTGGCCTCGATTTCATCATGGCGCGCGCGGCGGTCCTGTTCGTTGAGGCTGACGGTTTTCTCGTTCAGCAGCTTCTGGGTCAGGGCCAGGCGGTCGCGGATATAGGTAAATTCCGCGTCCTTGTCGCTGCGCGCTTCATGCTGCGCCTTGAGCTGGGCCAGGAACGGCTTGAACGGGTCGGCCGCCGGCTTGACCACCGGGCGGATGGTGTCCCACGGCATGGCTTCGGGCAGTGCACTCTCGCCGATTTCCTTGGTGTCGATGATCGACGGGTAGCCGATATCCGGCAGCACACCCTGATGCTGGGTGCTCTGCCCGGACACCCGGTAGAACTTGGCCAGGGTCAGCTTCAGCTCGCCATGGTTGAGCGGCTGGATGGTCTGCACGGTGCCTTTGCCGAAGGTCTGGCCACCGATGATCAGGGCTCGGTGATAGTCCTGCATGGCGCCGGCGAAGATCTCCGACGCCGAGGCCGACAGGCGGTTGACCAGCAGGGCCAGCGGGCCTTTGTAGAAGGCGCCGGGGTTTTCATCTTCCAGCACGTCGACACGGCCGTCGCTGTTGCGCACCAGCACGGTGGGGCCTTTCTCGATGAACAGGCTGGTCAGTTCGGTGGCTTCCTGCAACGAGCCGCCGCCGTTGTTGCGCAGGTCGATGACCACGCCGTCGACTTTTTCCTTCTGCAGTTCGGTGAGCAGCTTCTTCACGTCACGCGTGGTGCTCTTGTATTCCGGGTCACCGGCGCGGTAGGCCTTGAAGTCCAGGTAGAAGGCCGGGATCTCGATGATGCCGAGCTTGTAGTCACGCCCGTCCTGCTTGAGCTTGAGCACCGACTTCTTCGCCGCCTGCTCTTCGAGCTTCACGGCTTCGCGGGTGATCGAGACGATCTTGCTGGTCTGGTCGCTAGGTGCGTTGCTGGCCGGGATGATTTCCAGGCGCACCACCGAACCTTTCGGGCCACGGATCAGCTTGACCACTTCGTCCAGGCGCCAGCCGACCACGTCGACCATCTCCTTGTTGCCCTGGGCCACGCCGATGATCTTGTCGGCCGGGGCCACCTGCTTGGTCTTGGCCGCCGGGCCTGCCGGCACCAGGCGCACGATCTTGACCTGGTCGTTGTCGCTTTGCAGTACCGCGCCGATGCCTTCGAGCGACAGGCTCATGTTGATGTCGAAGTTTTCCGCGTTGTCAGGCGACAGGTAGTTGGTGTGCGGGTCGTAGGACTGGGCGAAGGTGTTGATATAGGCCTGGAAGATATCCTCGGCACGGGTCTGGTCCAGGCGCGCCAGCTGGTTCTTGTAGCGCTTGGTCAGGGTTTCCTGGATCTGCTTGGGTTCCTTGCCGGCGATCTTCTGGCGCAGCACCTCGTCTTTCACCCGCTTGCGCCACAGCTCGTCGAGCGCGGCCTGGTCCTTCAGCCATGGGGCGTCCTTGCGGTCGATCAGCAAGGTCTCCTTGGCGCTGAAGTCGATCTTGTCCACGCCCTTGTCCAGCTCGGCCAGGGCGAAGTCCAGGCGTTGCTTGACGCGGTCGAGGTAGCGTTTGTAGATGGTGAAGCCCGGGTCCAGGTTGCCGCTCTTGAGGAAATCGTCGAATTGCGTTTTCCACTTGTCGAATTCGGCGATGTCGGCGGCGGTGAAGTAGCTGCGCGCCGGGTCCAGCAGCTTGATGTAGCTGTCATAGATGATGGCCGAACGGGCATCGTCCAGCGGCGGCTTGCTGTAGTGATGGCGCTTGAGCAATTCCACCACGTTGAGGCTGGCGACGATCTCGTCACGGTCCGGCTGCAGGCTGTCCCACTTGTTGGCGGCCGCCGCATTGCCGCCGAGCGTGAGGCTGCCCAGGCCGATCATCAGCGCCAGGGCGGTGCTTGGGAGGAAATGCTTCATGCTGATTCGACGTGGAGGCAATTGATCACGCATAGTAGGCCGTCTTTTCCGTTCGCCGGTTGCAAAAAACCGGACGCATACTGCAAAAAGCCTGGGACATAGCATTCCCAGGCTCGGTCATATGATTCAACTATGGAGGCACTGTGAAGGCATTGCAAGGCGTTGACGGACATGTGGCTTGGGTCGAGGCCGAACGCCCGACCTGCGACGCGGGCCAAGTGCGCATTCGCGTGGCTGCTGCGGGGCTGAACCGCGCCGATCTGCTGCAGATGAAAGGTTTGTACCCACCACCACCAGGCGCCAGCCCATACATGGGCCTGGAGTGTTCCGGCGTGATCGAAGAAGTGGGCGCCGGTGCCGACTGGCGGGTGGGTGACCGTGTTTGCGCGCTGCTGGCCAGCGGCGCCATGGCCGAGGAAGTGGTGGTGGATGCCCGCCACGTGCTGCCTGTGCCCGAAGGCGTGAGCCTGCACGAGGCGGCGGGGTTGCCGGAGGTGTATGCCACTGCCTGGCTGAACATCTTCCAGCTGGGTGGCGTGAAAGCTGGCGAGAAGGTGTTGGTACATGCTGGCGCCAGCGGCGTTGGCTCGGCCGCCATCCAGCTGTGCAAGGCATTCGGTAGCCCGGTGTGGGTCAGCGTCGGTTCGCAGGACCGCCTGGCCTACTGCGAGGCGCTGGGCGCCGCCGGTGGTGTGGTACGTAACGAAAACCTGGAAGCGCTGGAAGGTTTCGGCCCGTTCGATGTGATTCTCGACCCGGTGGGTGCCAGTTACGGCGAGCTCAACCTCAAGTTGCTGGCGCGTGACGGGCGCTGGGTGATCATCGGGCTGATGGGCGGGCGCAAGTTCGAGCTGGACCTGGCACAGGTATTGGGCAAGCGCCTGGAGATTACCGGCTCCACGCTGCGCAACCGCGATGACGGCTTCAAGGCCGAGCTGCTGCGCGATTTGCAGCTGCAGGTTTGGCCGCTGTTTGCCGAAGGGCGCCTGTCGCCGCAGCTTGTGGATACCTACCCGGTGGAGTTCGCCCAGGCGGCGTATGCCGAGCTTGAGACCAACCAGGTGTCGGGCAAGCTGGTGATGGTGATCGACCCTAGCCTGGCGTAAGCAGGCGCGGCCTCTCCGCGGGTGAACCCGCTCCCCCAGGGATTACCACAGGCTTGAAAACTGTGGGGTCCCTGTGGGAGCGGGTTTACCCGCGAAAGGGCCGGTGCAGGCGATGCGATTACCTCAGGCCCAGCTCAGGATCGGCCACTTGTTGATCTCGGCATGCTCTCGCAATACCGCATCGGGGTTCACCACATGCGGATGATCCACCTTCAACAACAACGGCAAATCGTTCCGCGAATCAGAATAGAAACTCGCCCCTTCCAGGTTCTCCTGTTCCTGATCCAGCCACTCCAGCAGCCGGGTGATCTTGCCCTCGCGGTAGGTCAGCACCCCATGGGTCTGGCCGGTATACACCCCGTTCACCGCCTCCAGCTCGATCGCCAGGTACTCGTCCACGCCCAGCCGCGCTGCAATCGGCCCGACCAGGTGCGTGCCCGAAGCGGAAATGATCAGGATCCGGTCCCCGCGCTGGCGGTGCTCGGCAATGCAGCGGCAGGCATCGCCATAGATGATTGGCTCGATCACTTCCTCGACCCACGGCTCGACCAAGTGCTGGACCTCTTCCAGGGTGCGCCCGGCAATCGGTTCCAGGCTGAAGGCCATGTACTCCTCCATCCTCAGGTGGCCTCTGCCATAGGCCTCCATCAGTTCATGGTCACGGCGCAGGAAGGCCTTGCCGTCGACCCAGCCCAGCCGGGCCATCTGCTCGCTCCACAGCGACGCGCAGTCGCCGTGGATCAGGGTTTCGTCCAGATCGAAAATTGCCAGTGCCATGGGTAACTCTCCTTAGGCCACTTCCCGTAGTGCCGTGGGGTCGATCGACAGGCTTACCCGCTGCCCGTCTGCGTGCAGGTCGGCCGCCGAGCGGTTGAGCACGTCGACCACCAGCTCGACCTCGCGCACCCGGACCCGGTAGCGAATCACATTGCCCAGCAGGCTGTGGCTGCGCACTTCCGCGTCCAGTGCGCCATCGCGGCCCAGGGTGATCGATTCCGGGCGGATTGCCAGGCGGCTGGCCACCGGGCGCTGCAGCAGGCGGCTGGCGCTGTCGGCGTCGAGCAGGTTGTAGTTGCCGATGAAGCCGGCGGCAAACAGGTCCACCGGCGCGGTGTAGAGGGTTTCGGCGTCGCCACTCTGGACGATGCGCCCCTGGTTCATCAGGAAGATGCGGTCGGACATGGTCAGCGCTTCTTCCTGGTCGTGGGTGACAAAGATGGTGGTCAGGCCCAGCTCGCGCTGGATGGCGCGAATCTGCTCGCGCAGGTGCTTGCGAATGCGCGCATCCAGCGCCGACAGCGGCTCGTCGAGCAGCAGCAGGCGCGGGCGGGTGACCAGCGAACGGGCCAGGGCCACGCGCTGGCACTGGCCACCGGACAGCTGGTGCGGGTAGCGCCCGGAGAAGTTGCCCAGCTCCACCAGCTCCAGTGCTTCACGCACACGCTGCTGGCTTTCATCGGCCTTGACCTTCTGCATGCGCAGGCCGAAGGCCACGTTCTGCTCCACGGTCATGTTGGGGAACAGCGCGTAGCTCTGGAACACCATGCCGATGCCGCGTTTCTGCGGGCTCAGCGGCACGATGTCGTGGCCGTCGAGCAGGATCTGCCCGCTGTCCACCGGGGTCAGCCCGGCGATGCAGCGCAGCAGCGTCGACTTGCCGCAGCCGGACGGGCCGAGCAGGGTGACGAACTCGCCGCGTTGGATGTGGCAGTCGATGTTTTCGAACACCGGGCTGCCGGCGTAGCTCTTGTGCAGTTTCTGTACGCTGACGAAGCTCATGTCAGGTCTTGTCCTTGTTCAGGCGGTTGGCGACCCAGGTCAGTACCAGCACGAAGGCGAAGTACGAGATCACCAGCGCGCTGTTGAAATGGCCGCTGCTGTTGCGCATGTTGTTCAGGTACACCTGCAAGGTCTCGTAGCGGGTGCCGACCAGCAGGTTGGCAAACACGAATTCGCCGAACAGGAACGAGAACGACAGCAGCAGGGCTACCATCAGGCCCTTGCGCAGGTTGGGCAGCACCACCAGCAGCGCCGCCTGCCAGGTACTGGCACCGAGCAGTTGGGCGGCGTCCATCAGGTCGCGCAGGTTGATCGCCTGCAGGTTGTTGGTGATGGCCCGGTACATGAACGGCAGGGCGATGGTGAAATAGCAGCCGATCAGGATCCAGGGCGTGCCGACCATCGCCATGGGCCCGCTGCCGTACAGCTGCAGCAGCCCCACCGAGGACACCACCGGTGGTACCGCGAACGGCAGCAGGATGAGGATGTTCATCAGCGCGTCGAGCCTGGGGAAGTGGTAGTGCACCACGAACAGCAGCGGCAGGATCAGCACCACCGACAGCAGCAGTGCACCCACGCACACCAGCAATGACTGGGCAAAGGCGGCCAGAAAGCGCGGCTCGCTCCACAGCGCCAGGTACCACTTGAAGGTCAGCCCGCTGGGTAGCAGGCTGGCCGACCAGCTGGTGGCCAGCGAGTAGAGCAGGGTGCCGGCCAGAGGCAACAGCAGGATGAGGAACAGCAGGTAGACCACGGCGCGGTGGTACCAGCCGCCGGAGCGCGTGTCAGCGTGCATGGTAGCTCCTTTTCAGCAGCCATTGATGCACCACCGTGACCAGCGTCATCAGCCCCACCAGGACCATGGCCAGGGCGCTGGCCAGGTTGGGGTCGAGGCTGATGTCACCGGCCACCAGGCCAGCGATGCGGATCGGTAGTACGTTGAAATTACCGGTGGTCAACGCGTACACGGTGGCGTAGGCACCGAGGGCATTGGCCAGCAGGATGACGAAGGTGCCCAGCAGTGCCGGGGTCAGCACCGGCAGGCCGATGTGCCGCCAGAACTGCCAATGGCTGGCACCCAGCAGCGCGGCCGACTCGCGCCAGTCTTCACGCAGGGCGTCGAATGCCGGGTACAGCAGCAGCACGCCAAGCGGGATCTGGAAGTAGGTGTACACCAGGATCAGCCCGCTCTTGGAGTAGATGCTGAAGTCTTCCAGCAGGCCGGCCTGCTTCAGCAGCAAGGTCAACGCGCCGTTGAAGCCAAGCAGGATGATGAA is a window from the Pseudomonas anuradhapurensis genome containing:
- a CDS encoding EAL domain-containing protein, producing MTVAEQLSALSAILAQRSIHSLFQPIMRLSEQRVFGHEALSRGPSNSPLHAPLNLFTIARQAGRLTELEAACRESACRRFSEQQLQGQLFLNVSPESLLEPDYPSGQTLKLLEQVGLAPSRVVIELTEHTPTDDFQLLSNALHHYRDMGFSIALDDLGAGYSSLRLWSELRPEYVKIDRHFIDGIHRDPLKREFVGSILQIARASKAQVIAEGIELAEELAVLVEMGVDLVQGYLLGRPQALGVRESRPLLALMNVPQAEQPTVRLNATIGQLLELFGRHRHLEVLEVVDADGRACGMIHRDALPVVPASSRVNPLPQIEHKAQDLW
- a CDS encoding carboxy terminal-processing peptidase; the encoded protein is MKHFLPSTALALMIGLGSLTLGGNAAAANKWDSLQPDRDEIVASLNVVELLKRHHYSKPPLDDARSAIIYDSYIKLLDPARSYFTAADIAEFDKWKTQFDDFLKSGNLDPGFTIYKRYLDRVKQRLDFALAELDKGVDKIDFSAKETLLIDRKDAPWLKDQAALDELWRKRVKDEVLRQKIAGKEPKQIQETLTKRYKNQLARLDQTRAEDIFQAYINTFAQSYDPHTNYLSPDNAENFDINMSLSLEGIGAVLQSDNDQVKIVRLVPAGPAAKTKQVAPADKIIGVAQGNKEMVDVVGWRLDEVVKLIRGPKGSVVRLEIIPASNAPSDQTSKIVSITREAVKLEEQAAKKSVLKLKQDGRDYKLGIIEIPAFYLDFKAYRAGDPEYKSTTRDVKKLLTELQKEKVDGVVIDLRNNGGGSLQEATELTSLFIEKGPTVLVRNSDGRVDVLEDENPGAFYKGPLALLVNRLSASASEIFAGAMQDYHRALIIGGQTFGKGTVQTIQPLNHGELKLTLAKFYRVSGQSTQHQGVLPDIGYPSIIDTKEIGESALPEAMPWDTIRPVVKPAADPFKPFLAQLKAQHEARSDKDAEFTYIRDRLALTQKLLNEKTVSLNEQDRRARHDEIEAKQLALENIRRKAKGEEPLKELKKEDEDALPTEDENTKPEDDAYLAETGRILIDYLSASTKVAKK
- a CDS encoding NAD(P)H-quinone oxidoreductase codes for the protein MKALQGVDGHVAWVEAERPTCDAGQVRIRVAAAGLNRADLLQMKGLYPPPPGASPYMGLECSGVIEEVGAGADWRVGDRVCALLASGAMAEEVVVDARHVLPVPEGVSLHEAAGLPEVYATAWLNIFQLGGVKAGEKVLVHAGASGVGSAAIQLCKAFGSPVWVSVGSQDRLAYCEALGAAGGVVRNENLEALEGFGPFDVILDPVGASYGELNLKLLARDGRWVIIGLMGGRKFELDLAQVLGKRLEITGSTLRNRDDGFKAELLRDLQLQVWPLFAEGRLSPQLVDTYPVEFAQAAYAELETNQVSGKLVMVIDPSLA
- a CDS encoding HAD family hydrolase — protein: MALAIFDLDETLIHGDCASLWSEQMARLGWVDGKAFLRRDHELMEAYGRGHLRMEEYMAFSLEPIAGRTLEEVQHLVEPWVEEVIEPIIYGDACRCIAEHRQRGDRILIISASGTHLVGPIAARLGVDEYLAIELEAVNGVYTGQTHGVLTYREGKITRLLEWLDQEQENLEGASFYSDSRNDLPLLLKVDHPHVVNPDAVLREHAEINKWPILSWA
- a CDS encoding ABC transporter ATP-binding protein, giving the protein MSFVSVQKLHKSYAGSPVFENIDCHIQRGEFVTLLGPSGCGKSTLLRCIAGLTPVDSGQILLDGHDIVPLSPQKRGIGMVFQSYALFPNMTVEQNVAFGLRMQKVKADESQQRVREALELVELGNFSGRYPHQLSGGQCQRVALARSLVTRPRLLLLDEPLSALDARIRKHLREQIRAIQRELGLTTIFVTHDQEEALTMSDRIFLMNQGRIVQSGDAETLYTAPVDLFAAGFIGNYNLLDADSASRLLQRPVASRLAIRPESITLGRDGALDAEVRSHSLLGNVIRYRVRVREVELVVDVLNRSAADLHADGQRVSLSIDPTALREVA
- a CDS encoding ABC transporter permease codes for the protein MHADTRSGGWYHRAVVYLLFLILLLPLAGTLLYSLATSWSASLLPSGLTFKWYLALWSEPRFLAAFAQSLLVCVGALLLSVVLILPLLFVVHYHFPRLDALMNILILLPFAVPPVVSSVGLLQLYGSGPMAMVGTPWILIGCYFTIALPFMYRAITNNLQAINLRDLMDAAQLLGASTWQAALLVVLPNLRKGLMVALLLSFSFLFGEFVFANLLVGTRYETLQVYLNNMRNSSGHFNSALVISYFAFVLVLTWVANRLNKDKT
- a CDS encoding ABC transporter permease, translating into MIAPKRSSNRGRYLALLCLLPFAVFFVIFQIAPLAWVAINSLQSEAGWGVANFSKVFASKFYLQALQRSLEISFWSSLFGIVIATLGAYSLRQVDSKLRDFVSAFANMTSNFAGVPLAFAFIILLGFNGALTLLLKQAGLLEDFSIYSKSGLILVYTYFQIPLGVLLLYPAFDALREDWRESAALLGASHWQFWRHIGLPVLTPALLGTFVILLANALGAYATVYALTTGNFNVLPIRIAGLVAGDISLDPNLASALAMVLVGLMTLVTVVHQWLLKRSYHAR